The Cucumis melo cultivar AY chromosome 5, USDA_Cmelo_AY_1.0, whole genome shotgun sequence genome has a segment encoding these proteins:
- the LOC103497925 gene encoding casein kinase 1-like protein 3: protein MERVIGGKYKLGRKIGSGSFGEIYLATHIETFEIVAVKIENNKTKHPQLLYEAKLYSILQGGSGIPATKWSGIDGEENVLVLDLLGPSLEDLFVYCGRKFSLKTVLMLADQMITRIEYVHSKGFLHRDIKPDNFLMGLGRKANQVYIIDFGLAKRYRDATTNRHIPYRENKNLTGTARYASCNTHLGIEQSRRDDLESLGYVLLYFLRGSLPWQGLKAATKKQKYDKICEKKLSTPIEVLCKSHPVEFASYFHYCHSLTFDQRPDYGFLKRLFRDLFAREEYEFDYVFDWTIIKYQQSQKNRTQPRVSPVVGGTHNHHATPMEGENRQGGFNTYSSAEVTDRVRSDNVSSPAVRLHFKQPTPKNLSSDNALDMNALNDSRMATSSFTPAGSSRGNSSKPLQSTESPNRVQGNGHRIGPSSSWISSLQRISSAK from the exons ATGGAGCGCGTAATCGGCGGCAAGTACAAGCTTGGCCGCAAGATCGGCAGCGGATCCTTCGGTGAAATCTATCTCG CTACTCATATTGAGACGTTCGAAATCGTTGCTGTGAAAATT GAAAACAATAAAACGAAGCATCCGCAACTGCTTTATGAGGCTAAATTGTATAGTATTCTTCAAGGAGGAA GCGGTATTCCTGCTACGAAATGGTCTGGTATAGACGGGGAAGAGAATGTGCTTGTCCTTGATTTGCTTGGACCAAGTCTCGAAGATCTCTTTGTATATTGTGGGAGGAAGTTCTCGCTGAAGACAGTCTTGATGTTGGCTGATCAAATG ATCACAAGAATAGAGTACGTTCATTCCAAAGGATTTCTGCATAGAGATATAAAGCCGGATAACTTCCTTATGGGCCTCGGACGCAAAGCTAATCAG GTTTACATTATAGATTTTGGATTAGCAAAAAGATATCGAGATGCAACTACCAACCGACATATCCCTTACAG GGAGAACAAAAACCTAACAGGGACAGCTCGCTATGCTAGTTGCAATACTCATCTTGGAATCG AGCAAAGTCGGCGTGATGATTTGGAGTCTCTCGGATATGTGCTTCTATACTTTTTGAGAGGAAG CCTTCCATGGCAAGGATTGAAAGCTGCCACAAAGAAGcaaaaatatgataaaatatgtGAGAAGAAGTTATCTACTCCTATTGAG GTTCTATGCAAGTCTCATCCAGTGGAATTCGCTTCATACTTCCATTACTGTCACTCTCTGACATTTGATCAGCGACCTGATTATGGATTCTTAAAGCGATTGTTCCGTGACTTGTTTGCTCGTGAAG AATATGAATTTGATTATGTTTTTGACTGGACAATCATAAAATACCAGCAGTCACAGAAGAACAGAACTCAGCCACGAGTATCT CCGGTTGTTGGTGGTACACATAATCATCATGCCACACCTATGGAAGGGGAAAATCGTCAAG GTGGGTTTAATACCTATTCATCAGCAGAGGTTACGGATCGTGTTAGATCTGATAATGTTTCAAGCCCCGCAGTGCGACTGCATTTCAAACAACCAACTCCAAAGAATTTGAGTTCTGACAATGCTCTTGACATGAAT GCTCTAAATGATTCTCGCATGGCTACTTCATCATTTACACCTGCTGGTAGCTCAAGAGGAAATTCTTCTAAACCGTTGCAGTCAACCGAATCTCCAAACCGTGTACAGGGAAATGGTCACAGGATTGGCCCTTCAAGTAGCTGGATTTCATCATTACAGAGAATCTCATCTGCCAAGTGA